The genome window CCGCATCGTTCGCGCTGCTCCTCATCATCAACCATATTCAGCGATGGAGCCGCAGATATGCAACGTAACGGCAAGGACAGCCCCATGCGACAGAGACCGAACCATGGCAACAGGATGCGGCAGGAACCGGCAGTGACACGGCGACTGCTGATCGCCGCGGCACTTTTCTTCCTGACCCTGTTCTTGATTTCACCCCTGGCAGCAGTATTCGACCAAGCCCTGGCAAAGGGATGGCAGGTCTATCTGACTGCGCTCGGAGATCCGGACAGCAGAGCAGCCGTCTGTCTCACCCTGCTTGCGGCTGCCATCAGCGTCCCGTTGAATCTTGTCTTCGGCATCTGCGCAGCATGGTCAATCGCAAAATTCGATTTTCCTGGCAGGAACCTGCTGACCGCGCTCATAGACCTGCCTTTTTCCGTTTCCCCTGTTATTTCGGGTCTGATCTTTGTCCTGCTCTTCGGATTGCAGGGGTGGTTCGGCAGCTGGCTGTACCCCAGGGATATCCGGATCATATTTGCCGTTCCGGGGATCGTGCTGGCAACACTCTTCGTCACCTTCCCATTTGTGGCGCGGGAGCTGATACCGCTCATGGAAGCTCAGGGAAAGGACGAGGAAGAGGCTGCCATAACGCTCGGCGCAACGGGCTTGCAGACATTTCTCCGCGTTACGTTTCCCAATGTCCGTTGGGGCATCATCTACGGAGTGATCCTGTGCAACGCCAGGGCAATGGGAGAATTCGGCGCCGTCTCCGTCGTTTCGGGGCATATCCGGGGTGCAACCAACACCGTCCCGCTACAGGTCGAAATTCTCTACAACGAATACAACTACGTCGCAGCATTTGCCGTTGCATCCCTGCTGGCCCTGCTGGCGCTGGCGACCCTGGCGGTAAAGACGGCCGCAGAGTGGAAGCTGCGCCGACAGTTGTCGGACAGCTAGAACGAAAGGGACATACCGATGAGTATCGAGATCAACTCCGTATCAAAATCGTTCGACAGCTTCAAGGCCCTCAGCGACATCAACCTGCGGGTACCTTCGGGTGAACTGGTGGCGCTGCTCGGCCCGTCCGGGTCGGGCAAGACAACCCTGCTCCGGATTATTGCCGGTCTTGAATCGCCGGACGCGGGTGAAATTCTCTTCAACGGCAACTCAGCAAGCAAGAACGTGCGGGAACGTCAAATAGGTTTCGTATTCCAGCACTATGCCCTATTCCGACACATGACCGTTTTCGACAACATCGCCTTCGGTCTGCAGGTCAAGCCACGTAGCGAACGTCCCAACAAAGCGGAGATCAGGGAAAAGGTCAACGACCTGCTCAGGCTGATCCAGCTGGATAACCTCGCCAGCCGGTATCCGTCGCAACTTTCAGGCGGTCAGCGGCAGCGGGTGGCGCTGGCCAGGGCGCTCGCGGTCGAACCGAAAGTGCTGCTCCTGGATGAACCGTTCGGGGCACTCGATGCCGGGGTCAGACAGGAACTGCGGCGCTGGCTGCGGCGTCTGCATGACGAAATCCATATCACCAGCGTCTTTGTCACCCATGACCAGGAGGAAGCCCTGGAAGTGGCAGACCGGATCGTGGTCATGAACAGCGGCAGGATCGAACAGGAAGGGTCCCCCGACACGGTCTACCAGCATCCGGCCACCCCGTTCGTGTTCGACTTTCTCGGCAGCGTCAACCTGTTTCATGGGAGGGTGCACCAGGGGGAAGCGGTGCTGGGGGGGATGGCACTTCCGTCTCCGGAACATGCCGACGCCGACAACACGCCGGCGATCGGCTACGTCAGGTCGCACGACATCGAGATCGAACGGTCCCGTTCGGACGCTGCCGCCCTGCAGGCGTCGGTCCGCTCCCTGCACGCAGTCGGACCACTGGTGCGGGTGAGTCTGCACCTCGCAACGAACAACGAAGAAGTCGAGGCGGAATTGCCGCGCGAAACAGCCGATCGCCTCGGTCTCAGCATCGGGGAAAGGGTCTACGCACGGCCGCGCAAGGTGCATCTCTTCGTGGAAGACTACCAGATCTGAGCGGGAATCCGGGCGCAGACACGCAGGGCCGTTTCTCGGTGGGTACGCCGGCGCGTGACGCCAATCTCGGGCAGGGGGTGCTTGTCGAAGATCAGACGAAAAGCCGCTTGTTGCTCTCCGCCTTGGTCCGCTCCACAAGGACCATGAGTTCGCGGTGCAGTGCCACGTCAATGGCTTCGAAACAGACGCCGATGCCGGGCGCCGCATGGGCCGCGCCCCATTCGCGCCGCCAGCAGACCCTCCCCTTCACTGTCGCACGGTTATCTACCCCCACGAAATCGATCCAGACGGTCTCCTGCGGCTGAAATCGGCCGGCAGGAGTCGCAAGGAAACAACCCCCTTCCGAAACGTTCATGGTGAAGGCCTTTTCGGCATCCACACCGAATGCCGGCGCGGGTGAAAGCAGGGCGTTCAGGTTCAGGGGGACCCGGTTGTGAGGATAGACGATCCTGGGGACCGTGGCGGTACAGAGGGAGATGAACTGGGCCAGCGTTGAGGCCGAGCCGTCTCCTCCCGCTGCCATGAGCAGCTTGATGGCTCCGCTCTTCGGGCTCAGGTTCAGGATGGCATTGGGGATGACCGCGAGAGAATCCGAGATCTGGAGTTTTTCCAGGTAGGTGGCCCTGACGTTCAGCGGCAGGTCAATCAGGATGCCGTGGTACGCCGCCTTTCCCGTCAGGCCGGGGATCAGGCGCAGGGCATCCACGACCACGCAGTCGGCATATTCTTCGAAGGCTTCGCGGTACGCAGCTTGCCGTTTCGGGTCCTTGACGGCGAGGATAATACAAAGTTTCATGATCGCTTCCGGGATGGGTGGTTTCAGGGCATGTTGCCGTACCAAAGCTTAACTGCCTTGCATGCCGAATGCAAGCAACCACGGCCCGAATGGGCAACACTATCACTCCCCCTGACCGTAAGGGAAGTCGTGTCATCCGGGATCTACGCTGAAATGATGACAACCAGCGGTGTTCTTCACGATGAAACAGGCGTTCGGGTTGGCCCCCTGCCCCTTTGCCGACAATGGTTTCCACAAGGGAACCTTGGCAGAAGGGGCATTGGCTGAGTCAGCTCCGTCAGCAGGGGTGCACGGTTGCGCTTCCCACCACCCGCGGTGTTACATACCTCTTTTTCATAGGGATTCACCCCCTCCCGGATCGACGTTTCCAGGGCGCGCACTGGCAGCCCGTTCTTTACCAGACAATGGTGACCGAGCCGCCGGAACCGGCCTGGCCGTAGTAACCGCCTGCACCGCCACCACCCACGGTCGTGACTGCCGGATAGTTGGTGCCGCCACCGGCTCCACCAGTCCCGCCGTAATAAAAACCGCAGCTTGATTCATAGCAGTAGTCATAATCATCGTAATCGGAGGACCTGCCGCCGGCCCCCCCTGCAGCCTCGGCCAGCAGGGTGGTTGACAGGGTTACCGCACTGGACCCGCCGCCACCCGATCCACCGAAGGACCATGCCTCGCCATTCGCCTCGCCATAAGTGCCTGTCCCGCCGGGGTGATAGCCCGAACCGCCGGTGCCCGGCGTGGTATCGTAATTGCTGGCCGTGGCACCGCCGCCGGCAACGTAGATGGTCAGTTGGGAACCGGGAGTGACGGCAATCGGTGTCGAAACATAGTCGCCGCCTGCACCGGCCTCCTGGTTATAGACATTGTCCTCCAGACCGCCGGCCCCACCCCCGCCATAGACCTTGGCCGTAACCGTCGTTACTCCCGCCGGCACGAGAAAGGTATAGGAACCGGGCGTGCTCCAGGTCTGGGTGCTTGTCGTGACGATACTGAAGCTGTCGGTTGCGGAATTTGCGGAAACGGCCGTGGCATGAACACTGTCCCTCGCCCTCACCCGCCAGTAGTAGGTTCCCACCTGCATTGTCTGGCTCCAGCCGGTGCCGGTCTGCCAGGACGGCGTGCTGTAGAGGATAGTCGAGAAGCCGGATGAATCGCTGACCTCGACAAAGTACTGGACCGCATCGCCGTCAGGGGAGGCCACGGCGTTCCACTGGAAGGCGATGGTGGCGCCGTTGGTCCCGGCCCCCTCGTTATGGATCAGCGTCGGCACTGCCGGGGTCCGGTCGACGACGCCGAAGCTGTTCGTGGCCGATGAGGAAAGCGCCGTGGCATGGACGCTGTCCCGCGCCTTGACCCGCCAGTACCAGGTGCCGACCGGCAGGCTCTGACTCCAGGTGGTCCCTGATTGCCAGGCCGACTGGTAGGCTATCGCGCCGAAGCCGGAACTGCTGCTCACCTCAACCAGGTATTGCATCGCATCGCCATCCGGAGCAACGACGCTGCTCCAGCCAAAGGCGATATTCGCGGTGGCACCGCTGCCGATGACGTAACTGGTCACTTGCGCGGACAGGGTCGTTGCCGGCGGCGTCCGGTCGACGATGGCGAAGCTGCCCGTAGCCGAGGTGGACAGTGCCCAGGTATGGACACTGTCGCGTGCCTTGATCCGCCAGTACCAGGTGCCGGCAGGCAGCGCCTGGGTCCAGGAGGTCCCGGCCTGCCAGGATGAGCTGTAAGCTATCGTGGCAAAGCTGGCGGAACTGCTGACTTCTGCCATGTATTGCACCGCATCGCTATCCGGCGCCGTGACGCCGCTCCAACCGAATGTGATGCCTGCCGTGACACCGGTCCCGATCACGTAGCCGGTGGATTGTCCCGTCAGAACCGGCGCGGGGGGAGGTGTTACCGACCCGCTGTTGCAGAACCCCATCAGGAAGAGGTAATCCCCGGAAACAGTCTCGACCCCGGCAACACTTTTTGAGCGTACCCGATAGTGATACTGGGTCTGGCTGGCAAGATTCGGCAACTGCACGCTGTGGTTGGTAACCAGTTGGTCGCTGCCGACAGTCGAACCGTAACTCGCCGTGAGTCCATAATCCACGTAGGAACTGGAGTTGAGGTTCGTCGTCCAGTTGATGGTCGCCTCGGCGCTACTGCAGAGGTCGGTATAATTCATCTGAGAGTGCGACAGGATTTCTGCTGCCGACAAGGGCCGGTCATACATCACCACTTCATCGGCCAGACCGGAGTAATACCCGTAATCACCGGCCCCTATGGCCTGGGGAGCGTACACGTGCGACCGCAGCGACTGGAGTCCGGACCTCACCAGTGAGCCATTGATGTAAATGCTCGGCTGCCTGCCCGCATAGACCACCGCCAGGTGCGTCCACTGGGTAGAACTGATCGCCCCGCTGTAGACTGCCAGAGGAGCCAGATAATTATCGCCATGCTCGTAAACGGAAACCCCATTGGTTCCGACCGATATCCCGGCACCGCCGTTCGCAGCCCCCCTCTGGTCGGGTTTGAACAGGTATTTTTGCCCATATGTGCCGGCTACCCCGGCATTGGCTTCCGGGTCGATCTGATGGGTTGCGGTCGGTTTGATCCAGGCTTCGATGGTGAAGCTGTCCATGGGTGGGACGCCGGACGAATAACTCACCGTCACATACGAATTGCTGAAGCTGGCGGCCCGGCCGCTTATGCCGCCGCTGACCGTGGTTGCGCCATTGAAAGCGGTACCGTTGTTCCCCACTCCCGAACTGTCCACCACCTCGTTGACAGCCCCGCTCCAGGCGGCTTCGTCCATGTGCATGAACAGCCGCAGACCGCCTGAAGCCGAAGTCGGTCCGGATGTAATCGCCGGGGTCGTATCGATCCAGGGGGTTACCGTATTCCACGCCTGGTTGGTGCCGTTGGAACCATACCCGTTTGCCGTGGCACTCTCATGACATGCCACACCCACATCCCCCGGCGGTGCGAGACCAGGCAGTCCGTCGCCAAAATCCTCGTACCCGCCACCGCCATAACTGCCGGGGACCCGCCCGCTCCCGCTGCCGCCATCGCCCGAACTCGATCCCGATACGACCGGAGCGGTGTTGTACCCCGTGCGCCCTTTATGCGTGCTGTCGAGGCAGTTCGTCACCATCAGCCTGGGGAGGAAGGAACTGGTATGAGCCGAGTGGCACTTCGAACAGGAATAGTTGTGCTGCACCGTGCTGTCTGAGCTCTTCCACCCCTTGACCGCTTCATGAACCCTGTTCTTGCTCATCCAGGGGTTGGGACTGGCCGGACTTGCCGTTGCGGTCAGGCTGCTCTTCGGGTGGCAGCCGAGACAGAGGCCGGAAGACTGTTCCACGGTCTGGGTCATGCCGGTCACGGTTCCCCGAATGCCGGAGCCAAAGGTATTCTGGTCGATATGGTACTGCACCCCTTCGCCATAGCCGGCGAAATTGGTCAGCCAGGCGTTCGATCCCGGAGGCGCATCCTCCTTGTAGGGAGAGGTGACCCAGGTCCCTTTGAGCAGGGGGACCGCATACTGCTGGTTGCTCCCGAGCGTAGGGCTGACGCCGTGCGGATCATGACAGGGCGTACAGAGACCGTCGATGGAACCCATGGGGCTGGTGGAAAGCGACAGGGATGCACCGAAATGCCCCCCCTTCGTGCTGTTTCTCTTCTTGAACGGGAATCTCTGCTCCGCACCGCTGGTGCTGTACCCCATGAACGGCGAATCCCAGTAGCCGAGAACCGGTTGTTGCGCCCCGAACGTGGCGGAATATCCCCAGGGCGTTGTTGCGGCAGTCTGTTTTTGATGGCAATCGAGACAGAGGCTGGCACCGGGGTTGCGCAGGTCCTTGGTCAGCGTACTCCCGCCGGTATAGGGCCGGTAGGAAACCGCATAGCCCCCCTGGCCGGCAATCGTGTTCTTCAGTATCCCACCGTTTACCGTGGCGCTCGCGTAGCGGGTGGTGGTGCCGTTGACCGTCGAACCGTGGGAGTTGTGACAGTCGTAGCAGAGGACATTCACCCCGCTGCTGGTATCGGCAATGGCACCGTCGACGCCGGTTGCGCTGTTCCAGCCCCGTTTGTTGCCGGCTGCATTGCCGTGTGCCGAGTACGCCTTGCGGATGCGCTTCTGGGCGGCATTGGTGACTGTGGAATACTTGCCCCAGGTCGTCGTGGCGGTCTGGCCATAACGCGCGGCAACACTGGTGCCGTCCCAGGCGTACTGGCGCGGGGTCTTGCCGTCGCCGAACGGCATGGTGGCGTTGTTCTGGTCGCTGTGGCATCCGAGGCAGTGGCTGTTCAGCTTCTGCATCTCGGTCCGACTGCCGTTGCCCGTGTACTGGATTGCCGTTACTCCCGCACTGTACGCAACCGGCCTGGCCCCTGCCCCGTAGATGACCAGCTCCACCGGAGCGCCGGGTGTCCCGGCGTGGTGATAGGTCCTGTTGATGCTCCCGTCGCTGTTCGCTTCCCAGTGACACTGGAAACAGTGCGCATTGGTGACCGTCCCCTGGATATGGTGGGAGTTGGCCCCGAATTGCGGCGCAATTGCCGCCCGGTTCCCCTGGACGACGGAATGGCAGTCGAGACAGGCTGATCCGCTTCCCCATGCCGCCGATGTGTTCCCGTGGCAGGTTATGGTGCTGCAGACGCCATTGCGCGCAGCAGCAGCGGTCTGACTGGGGAGATAATGGGGATAGTCGATGTTCCCCGGCTTGGAATAGCTGAACCCCTTGAGGACCAGACTCCTCCTCCCGGCGCTCGTGGCATGGGCAAACGGGGACGGCTCACCGGCATGGTCGGCATGGCACCTGCTGCAGGAGGAAGCACCGGGGCCATAGAACGCGTCGTGGATGGCATGGTTGCCGTCGACAGGCGGCGCGGCATGGCACTTGGCGCAGTCGCTCGAGGAACTGAACGGTTGCGATCCCCATGGGGGAGTTACTGTCTCGAAATGGCAGTTTATGTTCGTACAGGTCCCCAATACCGGGGTGGGAGTCTGGGGAAACGCTGCGGTGGAGTTGTTGTATCGACCGATGGCCGGGGAGGCATTGATGTTGGAGTTGACCTGGATCAGGCCGTCGCGGTGGCTGTTGGTATAGCTTGCGCTGCCGGGGTGGCAGACCTCGCAGGAGGCCGGATTACCCGGTGCGGCAATATGGCGGCGGTGATTGCCAGGGAAACCGCCCGTTGTGATGTTGCGATACTGTGCATCGAGAGGCCGGTAATCGACCGGAGTTCTGGAGCCATGGCAGTCGAAGCACTGAAACTGGGCAAAACCGGCACCCGGATTTGCCAACAAAAGGAAGATCGAACCAATGACAAAGGATATTCTCCCCGAGAATCTCATCATTCGCACCTTTGCTCCCCCGATGCACCTCATAGTGCGCTAATGCTATTTGTATGCAGTTTTTTAACTGTCAAACCGTCATGCATAGGGTAATCATTCGGTTTATCGTTCCATTAGAATTCATTAGAGCAATAAACATGCCTTCCCCTCACAGAAGATAACCAACGGGAATTACATGTTCTTCACCGGCAGCCCTCACATTCCCGCGTCGAAAACTGAACATTTCCTGTTAAATAACAGCACGATGCACGTCATGACATGACAATTCCGTAACCTTTCGCTAATGAAACAACCCGCCAATCCGTACTGCCCGCCACCGGCTCCCATCAAGACCAGCAGCCACACCTCCGGCCGACCAGCGAATCGATGGTTATCTTCATTAACTGCTTTTCCTTATCGGGCAGGTCAAGATAAAATTAAGGTGTACAGGGGAATTTTGTCGATTATTCCGGAAGATACGAGAATCTGCGGGGATCACATTACAGAATACCTGAATGATTCAGGCAGGGTGGATAATTGAGGGATCATGTCCCGGAAATTGCTACAGCACGCGGAGACCGGAGCGGAAACGGTACCTCTTCCGGCAGTCAGCAGCGACTCGTCCGACCTCACAACCTGATAGATTGGTCTGATACTGTGTGACATGCCGGATTGGTTACCGGTTCATCGCTTATCAACTCATTGAAAATTTTAATTTACAGTCATCAATGTATTGTATATCTTCGAGGGACTCGTGCGCTCAGACTGTGTGTTGAGAATATGTACGCCCAACAGAGAATAGACTTCATCGAATTCATCCAAAAAACAGGGAGTCAGTCATGGATATGGTAGTGAAAAATCCTATAATGCTGATCGGCGGACTGGGACCTCT of Geobacter sp. contains these proteins:
- the cysW gene encoding sulfate ABC transporter permease subunit CysW, whose translation is MRQRPNHGNRMRQEPAVTRRLLIAAALFFLTLFLISPLAAVFDQALAKGWQVYLTALGDPDSRAAVCLTLLAAAISVPLNLVFGICAAWSIAKFDFPGRNLLTALIDLPFSVSPVISGLIFVLLFGLQGWFGSWLYPRDIRIIFAVPGIVLATLFVTFPFVARELIPLMEAQGKDEEEAAITLGATGLQTFLRVTFPNVRWGIIYGVILCNARAMGEFGAVSVVSGHIRGATNTVPLQVEILYNEYNYVAAFAVASLLALLALATLAVKTAAEWKLRRQLSDS
- the cysA gene encoding sulfate ABC transporter ATP-binding protein; the encoded protein is MSIEINSVSKSFDSFKALSDINLRVPSGELVALLGPSGSGKTTLLRIIAGLESPDAGEILFNGNSASKNVRERQIGFVFQHYALFRHMTVFDNIAFGLQVKPRSERPNKAEIREKVNDLLRLIQLDNLASRYPSQLSGGQRQRVALARALAVEPKVLLLDEPFGALDAGVRQELRRWLRRLHDEIHITSVFVTHDQEEALEVADRIVVMNSGRIEQEGSPDTVYQHPATPFVFDFLGSVNLFHGRVHQGEAVLGGMALPSPEHADADNTPAIGYVRSHDIEIERSRSDAAALQASVRSLHAVGPLVRVSLHLATNNEEVEAELPRETADRLGLSIGERVYARPRKVHLFVEDYQI
- a CDS encoding CxxxxCH/CxxCH domain-containing protein; the encoded protein is MRCIGGAKVRMMRFSGRISFVIGSIFLLLANPGAGFAQFQCFDCHGSRTPVDYRPLDAQYRNITTGGFPGNHRRHIAAPGNPASCEVCHPGSASYTNSHRDGLIQVNSNINASPAIGRYNNSTAAFPQTPTPVLGTCTNINCHFETVTPPWGSQPFSSSSDCAKCHAAPPVDGNHAIHDAFYGPGASSCSRCHADHAGEPSPFAHATSAGRRSLVLKGFSYSKPGNIDYPHYLPSQTAAAARNGVCSTITCHGNTSAAWGSGSACLDCHSVVQGNRAAIAPQFGANSHHIQGTVTNAHCFQCHWEANSDGSINRTYHHAGTPGAPVELVIYGAGARPVAYSAGVTAIQYTGNGSRTEMQKLNSHCLGCHSDQNNATMPFGDGKTPRQYAWDGTSVAARYGQTATTTWGKYSTVTNAAQKRIRKAYSAHGNAAGNKRGWNSATGVDGAIADTSSGVNVLCYDCHNSHGSTVNGTTTRYASATVNGGILKNTIAGQGGYAVSYRPYTGGSTLTKDLRNPGASLCLDCHQKQTAATTPWGYSATFGAQQPVLGYWDSPFMGYSTSGAEQRFPFKKRNSTKGGHFGASLSLSTSPMGSIDGLCTPCHDPHGVSPTLGSNQQYAVPLLKGTWVTSPYKEDAPPGSNAWLTNFAGYGEGVQYHIDQNTFGSGIRGTVTGMTQTVEQSSGLCLGCHPKSSLTATASPASPNPWMSKNRVHEAVKGWKSSDSTVQHNYSCSKCHSAHTSSFLPRLMVTNCLDSTHKGRTGYNTAPVVSGSSSGDGGSGSGRVPGSYGGGGYEDFGDGLPGLAPPGDVGVACHESATANGYGSNGTNQAWNTVTPWIDTTPAITSGPTSASGGLRLFMHMDEAAWSGAVNEVVDSSGVGNNGTAFNGATTVSGGISGRAASFSNSYVTVSYSSGVPPMDSFTIEAWIKPTATHQIDPEANAGVAGTYGQKYLFKPDQRGAANGGAGISVGTNGVSVYEHGDNYLAPLAVYSGAISSTQWTHLAVVYAGRQPSIYINGSLVRSGLQSLRSHVYAPQAIGAGDYGYYSGLADEVVMYDRPLSAAEILSHSQMNYTDLCSSAEATINWTTNLNSSSYVDYGLTASYGSTVGSDQLVTNHSVQLPNLASQTQYHYRVRSKSVAGVETVSGDYLFLMGFCNSGSVTPPPAPVLTGQSTGYVIGTGVTAGITFGWSGVTAPDSDAVQYMAEVSSSASFATIAYSSSWQAGTSWTQALPAGTWYWRIKARDSVHTWALSTSATGSFAIVDRTPPATTLSAQVTSYVIGSGATANIAFGWSSVVAPDGDAMQYLVEVSSSSGFGAIAYQSAWQSGTTWSQSLPVGTWYWRVKARDSVHATALSSSATNSFGVVDRTPAVPTLIHNEGAGTNGATIAFQWNAVASPDGDAVQYFVEVSDSSGFSTILYSTPSWQTGTGWSQTMQVGTYYWRVRARDSVHATAVSANSATDSFSIVTTSTQTWSTPGSYTFLVPAGVTTVTAKVYGGGGAGGLEDNVYNQEAGAGGDYVSTPIAVTPGSQLTIYVAGGGATASNYDTTPGTGGSGYHPGGTGTYGEANGEAWSFGGSGGGGSSAVTLSTTLLAEAAGGAGGRSSDYDDYDYCYESSCGFYYGGTGGAGGGTNYPAVTTVGGGGAGGYYGQAGSGGSVTIVW